A region of Staphylococcus sp. IVB6181 DNA encodes the following proteins:
- a CDS encoding ABC transporter permease encodes MRFKAILKRVITDLIRDKRTLALMFLVPLVILTIMFFLFNSDNEEQLEIGFAKDVPHSLVNALPDDKAHTHTYQKTNKVQDVIEQHHLDAYVEKKGDQLVVTYTNENPSKTSAVKQLLASALQKEKMQTVEHQMKSIQTKMSQMPGDKPKQSTAQSEMPSLKAHYLYGDQDSSYFDKMFPILMGFFVFLFVFLISGIALLRERTSGTLERILATSVKRSEIVFGYLAGYGIFAVVQTLIIVLFSIYLLKVEMAGNLLWVLLINILIAFAALSMGLFISTFANSEFQMLQFIPIIVVPQVLFSGIIPLDNVNRFIASIGYLFPLRYAGDALTKIMIKAQGIGDFWFDVGMLLLFILVFTTLNIVGLKRYRKV; translated from the coding sequence ATGAGATTTAAAGCGATATTAAAACGTGTTATTACAGACTTAATCCGTGATAAAAGAACATTGGCACTGATGTTTCTTGTCCCTTTAGTCATCCTTACGATTATGTTCTTCTTGTTTAACAGCGATAATGAAGAACAATTAGAAATCGGTTTTGCGAAAGACGTACCGCATTCGCTTGTTAATGCTTTGCCTGATGATAAAGCACATACACATACGTACCAAAAGACCAACAAGGTACAAGATGTAATCGAACAACATCATTTAGATGCTTATGTGGAGAAGAAAGGTGACCAGCTAGTAGTTACTTATACCAACGAAAATCCAAGTAAAACGTCGGCTGTAAAACAATTACTCGCAAGTGCGCTTCAAAAAGAGAAAATGCAGACAGTCGAACATCAAATGAAATCTATCCAAACAAAAATGTCTCAAATGCCTGGAGACAAGCCTAAACAATCAACAGCACAATCTGAGATGCCGTCATTAAAAGCACATTATTTATACGGTGATCAAGACAGCAGTTATTTTGATAAAATGTTCCCAATCTTAATGGGGTTCTTTGTATTCTTATTTGTCTTCTTGATTTCAGGTATTGCTTTATTAAGAGAGCGTACTTCAGGGACACTAGAACGTATCCTTGCGACATCTGTTAAGCGCAGCGAGATTGTCTTTGGTTATCTTGCAGGCTATGGTATCTTTGCGGTCGTACAAACATTGATTATTGTCTTATTCTCAATATACTTATTGAAAGTCGAGATGGCAGGCAATTTATTATGGGTACTGTTGATTAACATACTTATCGCCTTCGCCGCATTATCTATGGGATTATTCATATCTACATTTGCAAATTCAGAATTTCAAATGCTGCAATTCATTCCGATAATTGTAGTTCCGCAAGTTTTATTCTCGGGTATTATTCCGCTCGATAATGTGAACCGCTTTATCGCAAGTATCGGATATTTATTCCCATTACGTTATGCAGGAGATGCTTTGACTAAAATCATGATTAAAGCACAAGGTATCGGAGACTTCTGGTTTGATGTGGGAATGCTGCTGCTGTTTATTCTCGTCTTTACTACACTGAACATTGTAGGATTAAAACGCTATAGAAAAGTATAA
- a CDS encoding xylulokinase: MNTIKQQIEAGNISVGIELGSTRIKTVAVNEACETIATGSFEWENVFKDGFWTYSLNDVWNGLQISYSAMTDAIKAEYGTTVKQIQSLGISGMMHGYLAFDEKDDLLVPFRTWRNNNAHDAARQLTEAFGVNIPERWSIAQLYDAALQDAPHTSKVRYMTTLSGYVHWYLTGERVLGVGDASGMFPIDPKTHAFREDLLDHFNELYHAQGYTQDVRDVLPKVLTSGEDAGYLTEIGAKLIDPNHELESGCPMCAPEGDAATGMVATNSVAPRTGNVSAGTSIFSMIVLDHQLKRLYPEVDLVTTPAGDEVAMIHANNCTSDINAWMNLFAEVLDTMGTKYTKEDLFTRMFEKALEGDEALGHLLSYGYVSGEFITDVKQGYPMFIRSVDSQFNLANVMKTHIFSAFSTLKIGIDLLKQNEALEIDSMIGHGGIFKTERVAQSFLAAALESPVSVMQTASEGGAWGIAVLARYLVDGNDKKLSDYLNQQAFKGTDDLVINPKQEDIESFKNYVQRFEAGLPLERNAEQYFEDFKSEK; this comes from the coding sequence GTGAATACTATCAAACAACAAATTGAAGCAGGCAATATCAGTGTGGGGATTGAATTAGGTTCGACACGTATTAAAACAGTCGCAGTAAACGAAGCATGTGAAACAATAGCGACGGGATCGTTTGAATGGGAGAACGTGTTTAAAGATGGATTTTGGACCTATTCATTAAATGATGTATGGAATGGCCTGCAGATCAGCTACAGTGCCATGACAGATGCGATTAAAGCAGAATATGGTACAACGGTTAAACAAATTCAATCATTGGGTATCAGCGGTATGATGCATGGTTATCTTGCATTTGATGAAAAGGATGATTTACTCGTTCCGTTTCGTACTTGGAGAAATAATAATGCGCATGATGCCGCAAGACAATTAACAGAAGCTTTCGGTGTGAATATACCTGAACGATGGAGTATAGCGCAGCTTTATGATGCAGCACTTCAAGATGCACCGCATACAAGCAAAGTCCGTTACATGACTACTTTATCAGGTTATGTACATTGGTATCTCACTGGAGAACGTGTATTAGGTGTGGGCGATGCTTCAGGTATGTTCCCAATTGATCCTAAGACACATGCTTTTCGTGAAGATTTATTAGACCATTTTAATGAGCTGTATCATGCACAAGGCTATACACAAGATGTGCGTGATGTGCTGCCTAAGGTTTTAACATCTGGCGAGGATGCAGGGTATCTGACAGAAATCGGCGCAAAACTTATTGATCCGAATCATGAGTTAGAATCGGGTTGTCCTATGTGTGCACCTGAAGGAGATGCGGCGACTGGAATGGTCGCAACGAACAGTGTAGCACCAAGAACGGGTAATGTATCTGCCGGAACAAGCATCTTCTCTATGATTGTATTAGATCATCAGCTTAAACGTTTATATCCTGAAGTAGATTTAGTCACAACACCAGCCGGTGATGAGGTCGCAATGATTCATGCTAATAACTGTACTTCTGATATCAATGCATGGATGAATCTCTTTGCGGAAGTATTAGATACCATGGGGACAAAATATACAAAAGAAGACCTGTTTACACGTATGTTTGAGAAAGCATTAGAAGGTGATGAGGCTTTAGGACACTTGCTTTCTTATGGTTATGTATCTGGTGAATTCATCACTGATGTCAAACAAGGTTATCCTATGTTCATCCGCAGTGTAGACAGTCAATTCAACTTAGCGAATGTGATGAAAACACATATCTTCAGTGCGTTCAGTACGCTGAAAATCGGTATTGATTTATTAAAACAAAATGAAGCACTCGAAATAGACAGTATGATTGGACATGGCGGTATCTTCAAGACAGAACGCGTTGCACAGAGCTTCTTAGCTGCAGCGTTAGAAAGTCCGGTCAGTGTTATGCAGACGGCAAGCGAGGGTGGTGCTTGGGGTATTGCTGTGCTTGCACGCTACCTAGTAGACGGAAACGATAAAAAGTTATCGGACTATCTTAACCAACAAGCATTCAAAGGCACAGATGACCTAGTCATCAACCCTAAACAAGAAGATATAGAAAGCTTTAAAAACTATGTTCAACGATTTGAAGCAGGTTTACCGCTTGAAAGAAATGCGGAGCAATATTTTGAAGATTTTAAGTCAGAAAAATAG
- a CDS encoding glucose 1-dehydrogenase codes for MNILEQFRLDDKVAIVTGGAMGLGQAMATALAQAGANIVIADIQEDVAAATATTIRETEGVKATSLKVDVTNPDDVQKMVDDVVDEFGKIDILINNAGMTINAKAEEMTYEQWNKVINLNLNGVFLVAQAVGRQMIEQGYGNIINISSMSGIIANKPQEQCSYNASKAGVIMLTKSLAMEWSKYNIKVNTIAPGYMKTELTKPFFEQGGAMIDDWMGFTPMGRPGLPEELGGIVVYLASDASSFAQGSVFTIDGGYTAL; via the coding sequence ATGAATATTTTAGAACAGTTCAGATTAGATGATAAAGTAGCAATTGTAACTGGAGGAGCAATGGGATTAGGACAAGCAATGGCAACAGCACTTGCACAAGCAGGTGCAAATATTGTGATTGCAGATATCCAAGAAGATGTTGCTGCAGCTACTGCAACAACTATTCGAGAAACTGAGGGTGTTAAGGCAACATCATTAAAAGTAGACGTTACAAATCCTGATGATGTCCAAAAAATGGTGGATGATGTTGTAGATGAGTTTGGTAAAATTGATATTTTGATTAATAATGCTGGAATGACTATAAATGCTAAAGCCGAAGAAATGACTTATGAACAATGGAACAAAGTGATTAATTTAAATTTAAATGGAGTCTTTTTAGTTGCCCAAGCAGTTGGCCGTCAAATGATTGAACAAGGCTATGGCAATATTATTAATATTTCAAGTATGTCAGGTATTATTGCTAATAAACCCCAAGAACAATGTTCATACAATGCTTCAAAAGCAGGCGTAATTATGTTGACTAAAAGTTTAGCGATGGAATGGTCAAAATATAATATTAAAGTAAATACGATTGCACCAGGATATATGAAAACAGAATTGACTAAACCATTTTTTGAACAAGGAGGAGCAATGATTGATGATTGGATGGGCTTCACTCCTATGGGACGACCTGGTTTACCTGAAGAACTAGGCGGCATAGTTGTTTACTTAGCCTCAGATGCATCATCATTTGCACAAGGTAGTGTTTTTACAATTGATGGAGGCTACACAGCACTTTAA
- a CDS encoding LPXTG cell wall anchor domain-containing protein yields the protein MLNNARVLNAKNAKDKNVKEDHSQDAPKTTQDLAQHAFDTISGLTNLTDQQKGAFNKQINSDIANNNSANLENILNNARVLNAKNAKDKNVKEDHSQDAPKTTQDLAQYAFDTISGLTNLTDQQKGAFNKQINSDIANNNSANLENILNNARVLNAKDKNVKEAGSSQALSKAVLDKANAAHKAVAALKNLTPAEKAAFQTEIAEAAHQGKDLQAIVKAAKDADALKAKVVKKDDKKATTTTPAKTTNKVDNSGKTTGKDQVTKDGKKAPAQGVKTPQKAADQKAAAAQKAKDAKKQLPATGEQDQVLFGLLSGSVIASAGTLFLLNARRRKENE from the coding sequence ATCTTAAACAACGCTAGAGTCTTAAATGCTAAAAACGCTAAAGACAAAAACGTTAAAGAAGATCATTCACAAGATGCACCTAAAACTACTCAAGATTTAGCTCAACACGCTTTTGATACTATCAGCGGTTTAACTAACTTAACTGATCAACAAAAAGGTGCTTTCAACAAACAAATCAACAGCGACATCGCTAACAACAACTCTGCTAACCTTGAAAACATCTTAAACAACGCTAGAGTCTTAAACGCTAAAAATGCTAAAGACAAAAACGTTAAAGAAGATCATTCACAAGATGCACCTAAAACTACTCAAGATTTAGCTCAATACGCTTTTGACACTATCAGCGGTTTAACTAACTTAACTGATCAACAAAAAGGCGCATTCAATAAACAAATCAACAGCGACATCGCTAACAACAACTCTGCTAACCTTGAAAACATCTTAAACAACGCTAGAGTCTTAAATGCTAAAGACAAAAACGTTAAAGAAGCAGGTTCTTCACAAGCTCTTTCTAAAGCTGTTTTAGATAAAGCAAACGCAGCACACAAAGCTGTAGCTGCTTTGAAAAACTTAACACCTGCAGAAAAAGCTGCTTTCCAAACTGAAATTGCTGAAGCTGCACACCAAGGAAAAGATTTACAAGCAATTGTTAAAGCTGCTAAAGATGCAGACGCATTAAAAGCTAAAGTTGTTAAAAAAGATGATAAAAAAGCAACTACTACAACTCCTGCTAAAACTACAAATAAAGTAGATAACTCAGGAAAAACTACTGGTAAAGACCAAGTAACTAAAGACGGTAAAAAAGCACCTGCTCAAGGCGTAAAAACTCCTCAAAAAGCTGCAGACCAAAAAGCTGCTGCTGCTCAAAAAGCTAAAGACGCTAAAAAACAATTACCTGCAACTGGTGAACAAGATCAAGTATTATTCGGTTTACTTTCTGGTTCAGTAATCGCAAGTGCTGGTACATTATTCTTATTAAATGCACGTCGTCGTAAAGAAAACGAATAA
- a CDS encoding MSCRAMM family adhesin SdrC has product MKKKQLFSLRKLSVGIASVSLGTALVFGGSSAQAETQSSPAQAAYQKVDALQHLTPQEKANFKKRIEQSAQTQQPPVEAVLNDAVQADQANANQAAVKKQVQTAQNVAKEQVKKAQAEVNKLANISKENKAIYNAKIAKAGVAEIPGIVKDAKAVDAQVQLAKNAAKEQEQKQKAAGQTQRSIDALKNLSAKEKAGFHKQVLRNVEVGQSTEPVLKDAKQLDAINGATAKIAALHNLTDQQKNGFYNQVKRNAQVGAAVESVVKDATQLDKINGEEKMLKKTIHKTHLKLLKI; this is encoded by the coding sequence ATGAAGAAAAAACAACTATTTTCTTTACGTAAATTATCAGTCGGTATCGCATCTGTATCATTAGGTACAGCATTAGTATTCGGAGGAAGCAGTGCACAAGCCGAAACTCAAAGCAGCCCTGCTCAAGCTGCTTATCAAAAAGTAGACGCTTTACAACACTTAACACCTCAAGAAAAAGCAAACTTCAAAAAACGTATCGAACAAAGTGCTCAAACTCAACAACCACCTGTTGAAGCAGTACTTAACGATGCAGTTCAAGCAGACCAAGCAAACGCTAACCAAGCTGCTGTTAAAAAACAAGTTCAAACTGCTCAAAATGTAGCTAAAGAACAAGTTAAAAAAGCACAAGCTGAAGTTAACAAATTAGCTAACATCTCTAAAGAAAACAAAGCTATCTACAATGCTAAAATTGCTAAAGCTGGTGTAGCTGAAATCCCTGGTATCGTTAAAGATGCTAAAGCAGTAGATGCTCAAGTTCAACTTGCTAAAAATGCTGCTAAAGAACAAGAACAAAAACAAAAAGCTGCAGGTCAAACTCAACGCTCAATCGACGCATTGAAAAACCTTTCAGCTAAAGAAAAAGCTGGTTTCCACAAACAAGTTCTTAGAAACGTTGAAGTTGGACAATCAACTGAACCAGTTCTTAAAGACGCTAAACAATTAGATGCAATCAATGGTGCTACAGCTAAAATCGCTGCTTTACACAACTTAACTGACCAACAAAAAAATGGTTTCTACAACCAAGTGAAACGTAATGCACAAGTTGGTGCTGCTGTTGAATCTGTAGTTAAAGATGCTACACAACTTGATAAAATCAACGGCGAAGAAAAAATGTTAAAGAAAACCATTCACAAGACGCACCTAAAACTACTCAAGATTTAG
- a CDS encoding YSIRK-type signal peptide-containing protein (The YSIRK form of extended signal peptide directs nascent proteins to the cross-wall site, while signal peptides lacking YSIRK direct proteins instead to the cell pole. A large fraction of YSIRK proteins are surface proteins anchored by sortase-mediated processing of a C-terminal LPXTG motif.): protein MKKKQIFSLRKFSAGIASVSLGTLVFLGGSQAVNAETQDLNQATQEAYNTINNLPSLSDAQKDAYNQQILVESGQNSTQKFDAILADAQNMNSQNAQAQQAAAEELNQKTADAYAVINNLPSLSDAQKDAFNQQILVESGQNSTQKFDAILADAQNLNDQNAQAQQAAVEELNQKTADAYAVINNLPNLSDAQKDAFNQQILVESGQNSTQRFDAILADAQNLNAQQASAEEQAPAEEQTPTEEQAPTEEQAPAEENKAEDKTTDETTTKEDKAAEENAKADDKAEAPKADEAQSLDEKAEKAHDAIDKLENLSQKQKDTFHTQVAKSQKKEKGSKIEAILADAKQLNDQADAVKDTKAPAAAAKEQAAAEATKADGKKEENKVKELPATGENDQVLFGLLSGSLFASAGTLFLLNARRRNEK, encoded by the coding sequence ATGAAAAAGAAACAAATATTTTCTTTACGCAAATTTTCTGCGGGTATTGCATCAGTTTCATTAGGGACACTTGTATTTTTAGGGGGAAGCCAAGCTGTAAATGCGGAAACACAAGACTTGAACCAAGCAACTCAAGAAGCTTACAACACGATCAATAACTTGCCAAGTCTGTCTGACGCACAAAAAGATGCGTACAATCAGCAAATTTTAGTTGAAAGCGGGCAAAACAGCACACAAAAATTCGATGCTATTTTAGCTGATGCTCAAAACATGAATTCACAAAACGCACAAGCACAACAAGCGGCAGCTGAAGAATTGAATCAAAAAACTGCAGATGCTTACGCAGTCATCAACAACTTGCCTAGTCTGTCTGATGCACAAAAAGATGCATTCAACCAACAAATCTTAGTCGAAAGCGGACAAAACAGCACGCAAAAATTTGATGCTATCTTAGCTGATGCTCAAAACTTGAACGATCAAAACGCACAAGCACAACAAGCTGCAGTTGAAGAGTTAAACCAAAAAACTGCAGATGCTTACGCAGTCATCAACAACTTGCCAAACTTATCGGATGCACAAAAAGATGCATTCAACCAACAAATCTTAGTCGAAAGCGGACAAAACAGCACACAAAGATTCGACGCTATCTTAGCTGATGCTCAAAACTTAAATGCACAACAAGCTTCTGCTGAAGAACAAGCTCCAGCCGAAGAACAAACACCAACTGAAGAACAAGCACCTACAGAAGAACAAGCTCCTGCTGAAGAGAATAAAGCAGAAGACAAAACAACAGATGAAACTACAACAAAAGAAGATAAAGCAGCTGAAGAGAATGCAAAAGCTGATGATAAAGCAGAAGCGCCAAAAGCTGACGAGGCGCAATCATTAGATGAAAAAGCTGAAAAAGCACATGATGCAATCGACAAATTAGAAAACTTATCTCAAAAACAAAAAGATACTTTCCATACACAAGTTGCCAAATCCCAAAAAAAAGAGAAAGGTTCTAAAATCGAAGCTATCTTAGCTGATGCTAAACAATTAAATGATCAAGCTGATGCTGTGAAAGATACAAAAGCACCAGCAGCTGCTGCTAAAGAACAAGCTGCTGCTGAAGCAACAAAAGCTGATGGCAAAAAAGAAGAAAACAAAGTAAAAGAATTACCTGCGACTGGTGAAAATGATCAAGTATTATTCGGATTGCTTTCAGGTTCACTATTTGCAAGTGCAGGAACTTTATTCTTATTGAATGCACGTCGTCGCAACGAAAAATAA
- a CDS encoding YafY family protein has protein sequence MEQAHRILSIYTRLIQQKVVNKHELSNEWGVSSRTIQRDIDNIRNFLYDTDEWHGYRKEITYNHRMGTYEMDSSISNHEVSLYFLLALLETVSPEIDQHLYNYLELLITTFHTQHETELRTHLSKLKVVKRYEQLSNIVLASRAIHTSRKIYVDSNKEITPIGIQYNNFTFKLMYKIDDHIQSTDLNQKTITLSPNHFHAQSIYNTIHWVTFELVPELYQLIRHKYPHEIIKLVDKKYYVIRIKMCVEDAINFCFTARNQARLIGPESTYQIVMKELLKLQESYLFTRLSNSEY, from the coding sequence ATGGAACAAGCACATAGAATATTGAGCATCTATACACGTCTGATTCAGCAAAAAGTGGTTAATAAGCACGAACTTTCAAATGAATGGGGTGTCTCTTCGAGAACGATACAGCGTGATATCGATAATATTCGGAATTTTCTATATGACACCGATGAATGGCATGGTTACCGAAAAGAAATCACCTATAATCATAGAATGGGCACCTATGAAATGGACAGTTCGATTTCCAATCACGAAGTTTCGCTGTATTTCTTGCTGGCGCTATTAGAAACCGTTTCACCTGAAATCGATCAGCATCTCTACAATTATTTAGAATTACTGATTACAACCTTCCATACCCAACATGAAACAGAATTACGTACACATTTATCCAAACTAAAGGTTGTTAAGCGGTATGAACAGTTAAGTAACATTGTACTTGCTTCTAGAGCGATTCACACCTCTCGCAAGATCTATGTGGATTCAAATAAAGAAATTACTCCTATCGGAATCCAGTATAATAACTTCACTTTCAAACTAATGTATAAGATAGACGATCATATTCAATCCACAGATTTAAACCAAAAAACCATCACTCTGAGTCCTAACCATTTTCATGCTCAATCTATTTATAACACGATTCACTGGGTTACGTTTGAACTTGTGCCTGAGCTTTACCAATTAATCCGTCATAAATACCCGCATGAAATTATTAAATTAGTAGATAAAAAGTATTATGTCATCCGTATCAAAATGTGTGTAGAAGACGCGATTAACTTTTGTTTCACTGCAAGAAATCAAGCACGTCTCATAGGACCAGAAAGTACGTATCAAATTGTGATGAAGGAATTATTAAAACTCCAAGAGTCTTATCTGTTTACGCGTTTAAGCAACAGCGAATATTAA
- a CDS encoding AMP-binding protein: protein MSLNVVQTEASRLTQSELNHYLKSDVPFIQQWAAHERIGILIQDPAQFMRVYQAIQGAGYLPVVLDSKWTSEQLHEILAHYQVTQVIADKQIEDVHTVRLEQLNEAEASEELHELHMPPDGLLHIGFTSGTTGMPKAYYRNRHSWDVSYDANDAILETKPSCIIAPGPLAHSLTLYAMMYAYHSELTCYMQMDYHPVQLLHQLQEQNGAAVFIVPSVLEQLLHFDAKQLSEVSVTFLSSGAKLEPHTIQKFKQKLPNAQVIEFFGTSEASFISYHHVTDYAPKNVGKLFKGVKVILTDDSGKQLPDSKQVGQLHVQSEMVFSGYVGAESISSKDTIATGDYARMTDDQELILEGRVNNKVIVGGMNVYPEEVERVITETTPIQHVMVNGVPHYELGEVLIAYYQSETDLEIREVKQILRNHLERYKVPMRFIRVPEMLWTSSGKVARQQMIEKYGRQS, encoded by the coding sequence ATGTCTTTGAATGTGGTTCAAACTGAAGCAAGCCGATTAACACAGTCAGAGCTGAATCATTATTTGAAATCAGATGTACCGTTTATACAACAATGGGCAGCACATGAACGTATCGGTATTTTAATACAAGATCCCGCTCAATTTATGCGTGTTTATCAAGCAATTCAAGGGGCAGGCTACTTGCCTGTGGTATTAGATTCAAAATGGACATCCGAACAGCTGCATGAAATATTAGCGCATTACCAAGTGACACAAGTGATTGCGGATAAACAGATTGAAGATGTACATACAGTCAGACTGGAACAATTAAATGAAGCAGAAGCTTCAGAGGAACTGCATGAATTGCATATGCCGCCAGATGGCTTATTGCACATTGGTTTTACTTCAGGCACAACTGGCATGCCTAAAGCCTATTACCGCAATCGTCATTCATGGGATGTCAGTTATGATGCCAACGATGCAATTTTAGAGACGAAGCCTTCTTGTATTATTGCACCGGGGCCATTGGCTCATTCTTTAACGCTTTATGCGATGATGTATGCTTATCATTCAGAATTGACATGCTATATGCAGATGGATTATCACCCTGTGCAGCTGCTGCATCAATTACAAGAACAAAATGGTGCGGCCGTTTTTATTGTACCTTCGGTACTAGAACAGCTATTACATTTTGATGCGAAACAATTATCCGAAGTTTCAGTAACGTTTTTATCTTCAGGCGCAAAGTTAGAACCGCATACCATTCAGAAATTCAAACAGAAACTGCCGAATGCACAAGTGATTGAATTCTTCGGTACGAGTGAAGCGAGTTTTATTTCATATCACCATGTAACAGATTACGCACCGAAAAATGTCGGAAAGTTATTTAAAGGCGTGAAAGTTATATTAACAGATGACAGCGGAAAGCAATTGCCTGATTCTAAACAAGTCGGTCAGCTGCACGTACAAAGCGAAATGGTCTTTTCAGGTTATGTAGGCGCTGAATCTATTTCAAGCAAAGATACCATTGCGACAGGAGACTATGCCAGAATGACAGATGACCAAGAACTGATTTTAGAAGGTCGTGTAAATAATAAGGTCATTGTCGGCGGTATGAATGTCTATCCTGAAGAAGTTGAACGTGTGATTACTGAAACGACACCGATTCAACATGTTATGGTTAATGGCGTACCGCATTATGAACTTGGAGAAGTACTGATTGCTTACTATCAATCAGAAACGGATTTAGAGATTCGTGAAGTGAAACAAATATTACGCAATCATTTAGAACGTTATAAAGTACCGATGCGATTTATTAGAGTTCCAGAAATGCTCTGGACTTCCAGCGGTAAAGTTGCACGTCAGCAAATGATTGAAAAATACGGGAGGCAATCATAA
- a CDS encoding thiolase family protein, producing MREAVIIEVKRTPIGQYGGLFKHLEPEDLLQPLIKHMTQLHPAIAENINDVIIGNTVGNGGNIARKSLLHAGLSYHIPGMTVDRQCGSGLEAVNIACHMVQAGAGDIYLAGGVESVSRAPWKIQKPQSLYEKHPPEIYERAPFTPETMGDPSMLEAAENVAQVYQVSRERQDAWAARSHHQYFAYQSQIQQEIVPLTVHGEAVTQDESPKQKMTAQRLLRLKPLFKDGTVTVGNACPKSDGAALVLIMSKEKAEALGLKPLLKFTDAQTAGVNPKLLGIGPVPATEQLLMRRNLSVADIDWTAFNEAFSSQVLASIDLLGLDEQKVNPFGGALAEGHPYGASGANLVARLLSIQTYSPGNQLLAAIGIGGGLGIATLFEKAED from the coding sequence ATGAGAGAAGCAGTGATTATTGAGGTAAAACGTACGCCTATCGGTCAATACGGAGGCTTATTCAAACACTTAGAACCAGAAGACTTGCTTCAACCGTTGATAAAGCATATGACACAGCTGCATCCTGCTATTGCAGAAAATATTAATGATGTCATTATAGGCAATACAGTCGGCAACGGCGGTAATATCGCACGCAAATCACTGCTGCATGCTGGCCTTTCATATCATATTCCAGGTATGACAGTAGATCGCCAATGCGGTTCAGGTTTAGAAGCTGTCAATATCGCATGCCATATGGTACAAGCTGGCGCAGGCGACATCTATTTAGCTGGCGGTGTCGAGTCTGTCAGCCGTGCACCTTGGAAAATTCAAAAACCGCAATCACTGTATGAGAAACATCCTCCAGAGATTTATGAACGTGCACCGTTCACACCAGAAACTATGGGAGATCCGAGTATGTTAGAAGCAGCTGAAAATGTCGCACAAGTTTATCAAGTTTCGCGAGAACGCCAAGATGCATGGGCTGCACGCAGTCATCATCAATACTTTGCTTATCAATCCCAAATCCAGCAAGAAATTGTACCGTTAACGGTTCATGGCGAAGCAGTAACGCAAGATGAATCACCAAAACAAAAGATGACAGCGCAACGGTTATTACGTTTAAAACCATTATTTAAAGACGGAACTGTTACAGTAGGGAATGCATGTCCGAAAAGCGATGGTGCCGCATTAGTGTTGATTATGTCGAAAGAAAAAGCAGAAGCTTTAGGCTTAAAGCCCTTACTTAAATTTACAGATGCACAAACTGCAGGGGTGAATCCTAAACTACTCGGCATCGGTCCTGTTCCAGCAACAGAACAATTATTGATGCGCCGTAATCTGTCAGTTGCTGATATAGATTGGACAGCGTTTAATGAAGCATTCAGTTCTCAAGTATTAGCTTCGATAGATTTATTAGGATTAGATGAACAAAAAGTAAATCCGTTCGGCGGTGCTTTAGCAGAAGGACATCCTTACGGTGCCAGCGGTGCTAATTTAGTAGCACGTCTGCTTTCTATTCAAACTTATTCCCCGGGTAATCAATTGTTAGCCGCAATTGGTATCGGAGGCGGTTTAGGTATCGCAACCTTATTTGAAAAGGCAGAAGATTAA